Genomic window (Procambarus clarkii isolate CNS0578487 unplaced genomic scaffold, FALCON_Pclarkii_2.0 HiC_scaffold_95, whole genome shotgun sequence):
aagtgtgtgtatacaggaattacatcctattgtattagggatgatgttggaaatttccaacagttattctcatccctaatacaacaggatgtatttcctgtattaggctttaTACACATCTATTATTCATTTAATAAtccttaatacaacaggatgtatttcctgtattaagagtaataattgactaacactactaatacgtagtttagtattgtagaatttactgtattaggtaGTGGAACAttatgtaatttctcctagaattgtgtagtgttgcgtcagccacgcacgtgggataaaatttccacatacctgtagatctaacaccaatgtaaccatttactttcctttattaggaataataatttagtaataggtttacttttagtatacaatagtttactggaatttctttacccagcttaatcgctgttccagtaaatcatatcataatctaacatcatttccaccaccaagcccgtattgttttatttgtgccgtctacattaactgacgtgcactgtgagaattaaacATCACCACATAGAGAATTTatctgaaccatcaacagtgttcatacacgcccccttccctatttagcGTTAATAAATAAATGTAATTTATGCTCGAATCCTCACGGCGAGCTATTGTGCATGCGCGACtttggggaaggaggagagagaggactcTCGCCATTACCAGCAAGAAGCATGGTGTTATGGTGTTCCGTAAGCGGTCCGAAAAATCTGCTcatctgttacgaacccggatccagcgtccgagcctggagcagtgacaaacacgccatctgtgggtcagctcccgaaacccccgccaaacggacgacgacacctagtgaggacagcgtgtactggcctcgaggaccagtttccagtctggttcagcgctcaacaccgccgctcctgacctctggtgaggtggtgctccgacgacagcgccatctatggactggatacgtcaggtgtttgtgcccgagcccgtaagtaaggtgttctagtgtgtcccagtcattgatgacgtgtctgtttacagagtcgacctgggaccgctgtgttgaagattgagtcagtctacccgaggcagccagtctccatactgtgaagtttgctgcagctgttgtgacgtcgtccccccggaagaacactgtggtgtgttagcctgccagtggagtggcagtgaaaggatttacctgggaccgactgttggagacgatcatccactggggtattgaggacaggagggtgatttgtgatatcacacgagactcctgtcaagggcgtaccccttatatcgttcgtggagtggccgtaccagccttggtggctcagtacctgccagcagaccagctggacgtgtggttgacggcctccacgacggtgcccccagtggacctacgttttggctgacctgtggcccgggtaggctcggcattctcagaggacacgtcgtgaggccatgaagaaagcaccaaggactcagcaccaagtggtgtggcaccagcgtctttagcagaagaccacgattgtgaataatccccttgtttagtgttaatacccctcccccttgtgcactcattaattttatatatttaaacggtgatggtgttaattataatattaagttcttagctttctttccctactccctttaagttacttgcgtcacggatctcatcccttgatagccactacaggctcgggaacggatacatatatcttcctctaacaacatcagagtaaggaccccgttgcgtcccgagagggccgtaacatcatcCAGCCGGCATCCGAACATCCTTCGATgccagattgaggacgcagcttaccagaatcacggacaccagttcggcaggcattttaccttttattaatatttatagaACTCTTAAATATGATAAATATAGGTAGCCATGTCGTCACTCTGCGGGCGTACCCAAAATAACATGTAAGTGCAGTTCtttcccctccaaatatttagatattaacttatatgtgtgtaaatactagtttgtggtggaaattacggaattatcattattgcagcatggtgcaacactcctgaggaagcgtgtgaccgccATACCCTCACGTGTGCTAAGTAAcactatctcaaactgtttccagCCTGGCGTACAGTGGATTGCATCTACGTCCCCTGTCACAGCTGAGACATTaacagttttcattgtagatagtaccttattattcagagtccatatacatatatctatatatctgatACTGCCATTTATGCATTATTAATTTTCGCATTGCAGTAGTATTTTGCATTACATATTCTACTCATTAcctatgtgtgtgcatattataattattatcattattgcataatatatgttacacatagattaatcttatagaataccccccaaaatgtgtcatgggaggctgactctagaattatataatttacagtcattgcttaattaatagaatttatttatataatcatTGATCTATAagtcactgattttctcatttaattactcattctggtccttcgacctatcttagaatttatcattattttacatttaaaattatacattttattagtattatactggagccagatttccccacagatgagaataactgttggaaatttccaacactgcctGCCGTTCTGTCGACCATCAAAGCCTGTTTACCCTCCTGCAAGTGTGCCTGCAGTCCTGCCATCCTGCCTACCAtcctgctagcctgcctgccatcATACCAGCGTGTCTCACAGACTGATCGCCAATCTTTGAGCTTCCTACCTGACGTCCTACCAGCCTGTATGCCTTCCTGTCAGCCTACCTGCTGTATTGCCTGCAATCCTGTCAACTTTCCTGCCATCTTGTCAACCTTACTGCCGTCCTGTCAACCATCCTGTCAACCAGTCTTCCGACCTGCCAGCCTGTTGCCGTTCTTCCTTctctcctgccagcctgcctgcctgccagcttaccTGCCGTACTACTAGCCTGCCTGCCGTCATGACACACTGCTTGCCATGATATCAGTGTGCCTCACAGCCTGTCAGCCAATCTGCCAGCCTTCCTGCCAGTCTGCAGGATGTCTCGCCTGCCAGTTAATCTGCTGTCCTGCCAACCTGCCTCTCATCCTTCCCGCCTGAATCATGCCTCCCAGCCTGCTTGCAATCCTGCCTTCCAGACTCCATGCCATCCTGTCAACTTGCCAGCCATTTTGCAAACCTACCAGCCTGATTGTCTTTCTGCTTCACCTCCTGCTTTTTGGCCATTCTGCAAGCCTGTCTTCCTTCCTGATGGCCTGCCTTCCAGATCGCTTGCCTctgtctgcctttctgtctcccgGCCTATTATCTTGCCTTCCTGTCAGCCTGACTGCCTGCTTGCCTATTTTCTTGAATGTCGGGCTAGTTTACTGACTAACTTGCGTGGGGGCGACTGCTGGTGTGGGTGGAGTTGTACAATTTATTTAGATACTTCGTAATACAGGTGTTCACTTCTTTGTTTATCCATAGTTTACTGGGGCTTGTACCATATTCTCCAATTCTTCGTGCGCTGGGTGCAGTTTCTGCAGTGGGTGAGAGGTTTACGTGTATATGAGTTCATCACACTTTTCTTGTATCAGTAGTCACTCACTGaggccatccacacacacacacacacagctgattGTTGGTGTCGTGTAGACGTCAGTAGTAAAGATGGCGTCTCTGGTCTTGACGTATACGTCGAGGAGAGGGAATGCACAGTCGATACGAAGTTCATGTGTGAACTGAAGTACTGAGGACTCGGTAAAAATTGAAAGACTCATGGATCACAACCGCATGGAATGTAAAATGGGACAAATGGAAAATTTTTACATTGCTCATGTGTATCATGTAAATGGAAATTTGAAACCAAAATGCTCCGTAATCCCAAATATCAAAGTTAATGAGTTTTTTCAGAGTGGTTAATCCAATACTATAATACATAGTTTGAAAGTGAAGAGGTTACAGGCATTATTGTGTTGAAGACTATACATTCTCATATATAATGTACGAGAATCGGAGACCTACAAGTGAGTTTATTGCTTAACGTTAATTATCATTTCATCAGGGAATTTCCATCAGTACACTGGGATTTGAATTTTAAATTATTAAGGTCTGCCCTAATTGCACAATAAAGTTATGTAGACATACAAGTGTGAACAGATCACTACCAGTGTTTGGTTGATGTTATACTATGTAGCCAGCATTTGAGTAAGAATATATAAttatgttgaccaaatcacacactagaaattgaagggacgacgacgtttctgtccggcctggaccattttcaagtacaTTCATTTCCTTTCCTACCATCATCCTCTTCAGAAAAATATTCTTgtttctcttcctccgcgctctacgcatcagcgatcttcaggttcttgattctgaaatttcctttatctacaaatcattctctcgcctaggTTACCCGTTTTATTTTATCAACTGTCTATTTtccagctaaacgaaatttctttcatcctaaacctactTCCGACACAATTAGCactgctctgccttcccttcatttctgaactcaaaactcctactaatacctttcgtcctcttgacataaagctcgtctttcgacaaactaacactcttcgtagcaatctagttcacactgctcctcctgcttctaatgctgctggtgtctactctattcgcTGTTCGTTTTGTCGTCTCCAATACATTGGTGAAACTGGCCGAACACTAAATGACAGACAAAACGAACACAAAAGAAGAGTTAAGTCCGCAGACACAAACAAtattctcttctgtcatgttagagaTCCTAATCATCCTATTCattggtcttcctctaaaataaCCTTTCCtacctctacacagacgccgtcttgtcgaatcggctctgatacacaacctagtcctggctttgttgttgttgacgcttccctttcacagtatgtaCTCAAATGGTCTAcattttctaacaaacgtgacctaacataatcctacccttccttttatctttgtttttctttctcttacgatccctctcttattcctattattacaccttaccttccgtacctttcgccttgctcttatcttcctctaagatttccatctTCTCAtttctctcttgcctacttaatgcccttgcctcacgcgtctcatcacaatcgacttgataaggttccaggacggaccgaaatgtcgtcgtcgctTAAATTTCTAGtaagtggtttggtcaacatttttcagccacgttattatgactcatcatctgaatatataattatacatgaATAAATGGATCCAGATAATATGTGCATAGAGATAGAGATGTTATACTTAACTGACAATCACTGTAACGTCAGATTACAGGCCGAAGGCACAACTTGAGGATTCCTGAGGTCCCTTTCTGCCTCTTTAACTCAAACTTCAAGCCATAGTCAGTAATGATTATAAATTGTCAGGTGAAGAGCATTGTAGTTGCATAAGTATATCAAGTTAATATTAGGGAGAGAGGTAAAGTGTTCAGTCAATCCCTCTTATACCGACCCAATAACAGGGATTTAAGTATCCATATGATGCAGGCGAAGGGCTGCTCGCTGCTCCAGCCCATTTTCTCATACGTTTCTAACgttctaaactgatgtactaaattaccTGAAATTACCCTACACGAGGACCCACTAACAGAAAACAGAGTACGAACATTTTGCCAGCCGCTACGATTTATAGTGTTCAGTTTTTGGCCTAAGTAACTCTATGTCAAATTCCGATGTAATTTTGGAGCAGCAAGCTCCCATTCCTTAACATTTTCTATATTTACATATTCAGTGGTAAATggtaaataattattaataatattactaTTAATAACTTATTAATAATTATCTTGATAACATAATTCTTTATAGTTTGATAATAAATTTAATGTGCTCATAATTGTGATTATTGTGCAGCATTGAATTGTGTCAAATGTGGAAAGATCAGACTGctttaaatttcaaataatacAAATCGTGTTTGTCGCGATTCAATTGTTGACTTTATTTTATTAACTTAGCTATCGTTCTGGTGTTAAAATTTCCAAATTCAAGATATTGTATTGTGTTGATAGTATTTAATGGTAAAGCTTACTCTACCTGTTATTTCTCCCTACCATGTGAAAAAATCTTTCCCTCATTAGAAACTTATAGAAAGAGTTTACAAGATTTTTGTCACTTATGCAGTTTCTCAAATTTTTATTGACAATAAAAATTTTATTACTTTATATAAAACAGTGGAAATATTTTTATCTTAAATTGTAACCCACTTATTGAATACTTGACCCTAAaacaattttttaacttaaaggcAAAAAGGGTAATTAATTGTTGGAGTAGTTGCCCAGTAGTACATGTTCTATATCTACTACATCAATAGACAAACTGACTTTCAACTTTGGGAGGCAGTAAAGTTGCTAGCTTTCTCACTCCGTGTAGCCAAGTATACTTTAACAGACACGTGTAGCTAAAATAACAGGTAACATAGCATGTATTATATATACCTAATAACAATGAAACATCTCCAGGTATGTAGTATATTGGCACCCACGAAAAACCCGTTACAAAGTATAATATTTCTGAAATCAGTGGTATACATCCGTCCCTTTAAACCACAGCTGGAAATGTAGCAGAATTGCACCTTCAGCTGGTGTATGAAATTTCATGACAACTCTGTCGATCATTAAATTAAAGCTATATGGACATAGGGCACCTCTCTTCAATTACTTTATAACTCTTAAGGTATGGTAACTATGCTTACAAACTGCTTATGATCTATTACACTAATCTCTGTGAATCACAAGAAAAACTACAACCTAATGCATGAAGCATATCAAGACATTAGCCTAGTTTCTTGATACGTTATTACATAGACATATAACAGGATTTGTATGTTATTCCAAATTAGGTACTAACATTTCAAAATGCTGCCATCACAAATAAGAATTAACTAATACATTCAATTCCCCATGTAAACTTAACACATTACATGCCTCCTGGTCAATTTGCATATGCTGACTGTTTACTTAATCATAAACTTTCATTTGCATACTTAACATGCCTCATGTGCTTTTGTAAGTAATCTGTTCTCATCTGGTGTGCAATTTCACCTACGTTAATGAGCCTCTGTTATTTTAAATTATGAAGAACAGCCTTGTTCATAACATGATAACACATACCTTGACGAGTTGGATAAGTTGAGGGCAGAGTAGATGGAAACAGGTAGGCAGTTGTCCGGTCAGCAGGTGATGGATCAGCAGGTGATGGGTCACCAGATGATGGATCAGCAGGCGATGGGTCAACAGATGATGGatcagcaggcgatgagtcagcaggtgatggatcagcaggtgatgggtcaccagatgatggatcagcaggcgatgagtcagcaGGTGATGGATCAGCAGGTGATGGGTCAGCAGGTGATGAGTCATCAGATGCTGAATCTATTAGTATTTGGTCAACTCGTGCTGAAGTAGTTGATGCAGTATCAGCAGGTGCCATGTTAGCAGGCTGATGGTCAGTAGATAAAGTTTCAACCGGCAGGATATCAGCAAGCACCGTGCCAACAGGCAGAGTGTTAGTAGGAACCATGTCAACAGTCACCATGCCATCAGGTACTGTGCCATCAGGCACCATATTATCAAGCTCGGTGTCAGCAGGGGCCGGGAGAGCCAGAGTGTCAGCAGGGGCCTGGAGAGCCAGAGTGTCAGCAGGGACCGGGAGAGCCAGAGTGTCAGCAGGGACCGGGAGAGCCAGAGTGTCAGCAGGGACCGGGAGAGGCAGGGTGTCAGCAGGGGCCGGGAGAGCCAGAGTGTCAGCAGGGGCCTGGAGAGCCAGAGTGTCAGCAGGGACCGGGAGAGGCAGAGTATCAGCCGGTGCCGGGGGAGGCAGAGAGTCAGCAGGGGCCGGGAGAGCCAGGGTGTGGACATGAGACACCGTAGCAGCCATCACAATAAACAGCCGCAACACAGCAGAAGTCGTCACCaaactctgcctcttcctcgccctGTTAATCCTGACTTTCTTGTTGTGTTGTTTCCTGTggccattgtggtggtggtgactcatCTTTCGCTCTGgccacaactgctgctgctgctgtagagtACTTATAGATGTGCAGCTTCTTcctgtgatgctgctgctgttctcaGGCACTGCTCTGTCGCTTGGTCTTGCTACAGCTGCTGTACTCATCAGATACTGCTGTTGCTCTTAACAATGTTTTCACTGTAAAAGAAAAAGAGATAAAATATTGCAATTAAAATCAAATTTGTATATCAATTGAAAATGCATAACGCATTAAAATGCAATAAGTTATGCATTTTATTAAAGTCTTTATTTCTGGGATAATTTGAACATTTCTTTGAATCAAGTTCCTCTTTGTACCATGACCATCCATAAATAGTACAGTTTTGCATCATGATCATCCCAGCCTGTCTGGCGAGTACATCTTTGTGccgtgaccatccaaacctgcctggcgagtacattcTTGCATCgtggccatccaaacctgcctagaGAGTACATCCTTGGATCATGACGATCCAAACCTGCCTAGCGAGTACAACCTTGGATCatggccatccaaacctgcctggcgactATGTTGTatcctgattttttttttaattagttagtCTCTcttccatattggtctccgaatgcatgataaaaCTGATGAGCTAGCCAAAGCGTTTGCTCATAAAGaaggaattgattaccatcttggactgcctttgagcagcctgagggcagtaatattccgggaacataaaaaaaatcttttagacctgaggcaaagtgaaattcacaccagttgctccatctatcattattctattatgcaggaagaaccgcacgtctatgggtcatccaataaggtaagAAGACTTCTCGATGTTACCACTGATAGGCttagctcggctacaagtacctctgggagtttgaaaCATCTGCAGATGTAGATttaactaaatgtaaactctgtcagcggaACTACTCGCAATACTtttcgtcattatataatggaatgtgaaaaaatcgcggagttcagagataacaccttcaacggagtccaagaaatgtctaagtacttcattcataatgatgtactgccgggaatcttagcgaaatatccaaaatttgTTTACTGTAGGGAAAGCATGCCCATGattgtaaaactgccgcccagttgggtgggtgtggagcaagactagtaactgtgtgactcaccatagatgtagagtgccttgtatagtgaccgttgtgagcctcttgttgaatcatttgTGACATAAAATAGAGTatcgatatgtatatgtatttatgtaaACGTCTGTATATGTATGCACATGTGTATAAAACATTAACAATTGTTTAACTAGCTTCAACAAATTGCCACTTGTTTAGTtaacgaactatggggttcagttcctgaatcttttatttatttatttatgtatttatttatttatttatatatatacaagaaagtacattgggggttaacagagaacatagagtttaagttgaaattacattcttgtaaagtcactagcatgcatagcgtttcgggcaagtccttaaactaaccttAGAGCAATagatccttaaactaacagataatttttagagaactaacagtaaaattgacaaataatgtttacaggtactttacagctttactttacaagtacagatgattttaagtagaataataaCAGTAAAATTGAGAGAAAGAAAgttacaggtacattgcaagaatttttgacacaaaagcagattagaataatacacaataataacaatacacaataatgaacaaggattattAGGTACAAttcggaaaacatctcagggttatacattggttcactgaagcacaatatgaggatcattacaagaaataatgcagtagaatatgtacTCAATACAATAACCCTGATATCAGATGATCTAAGATCACAATGGTAAAAAATATGCCTTAGGTACAAAgaatgggggattgggtagctctAGAAACAGAGCGACGATAAAGCTCTAGGTAGaagactatgaagatgaaattaggtactttttggttttatttttgaataaggcaaaagttggacagcttttcaattcattagggagtgagttccatagtctAGGTCCctatatttgcatagagtgtttacacagatttagtttgactctggggatatcaaagatatatttatgtctggtgtggtgattatgtgttctattacatctgtccaggaagagtttcagaacatggtttgcacttaaaaaaagggttttataaatgtaattgacacaagagaatgtatggagtgaatttatgtttagcatgtttaggtatTTAAACAGGGgaactgtgtgttgtctgaaagcagagtttgttattatcctgagagcagatttctgctgggtggtgatgggcttgagatagtttgcagaggttgatccccaagcacagataccataagtaagatagggatagataagtgcataatagagtgagaggagagcagagtagggtacataatatctaatcttagagaatataccaacagttttagaaacctatttagttatgtgttgtatgtgggtgctgaagatgagtctcttgtctaggtataggccaaggaactttccatcatttttattgctaatgtttacattatgtaTCTGAAcccgaattgcatttgttgatttgcttccaaataagatgtagtaggtcttttctatgtttagtgtgagtttcttGGTTGACATacgtaagtggattttttttaattcatcgtttacaacattatttaataagagtgggttcagggtcagagtaaatgagagtagtatcatcagcaaacaaaacaggtttaagcatgttagagacattaggcagatcattgatgtatataagaaacaggaaggGTCCTTGGATGCTGCCTTGTGGCACCTCTACGGTTAGTGGTAGagtaggagaggttatatcattgatggctacacattggtgtctatcactaagataggatcggatatagttcagggcaaggccacggattccataatggtggagtttaagtaagaggtagttatggtaaaCAGTATCAatagcctttctcaggtcaatgaagagtccaatcggaaactcacttttgtcaaaggCTGAGTAGATCAAGTCAAGCAGATtaacaattgcatcattggtactctattgggagcggaagccaaactgacagggacttagtgtattgaattttacgagataggagtagagctgtttgtaaatacttttttcaaatattttggatAATAAAGGTAcatttgatatgggtctgtaattttttatgtctaccgtgttacctcctttatgaactggcgttactcttgtttttttaaggatgTCAGGGACGGTAAGATACTCTAGAGATATATTGAACAGCTAAgttatgggtggtgcaagggcatgagaggcactcttgtataccaccgatggtatttcactaatgttcccagctttgtttttagtgagtgaataatggacacaacatctgtagtactgatcggtgagaagagaagagagtttggatagctaccTGAAAGATttgtggtaacatgtgtctgggtctgtgggatttttttgg
Coding sequences:
- the LOC138360095 gene encoding uncharacterized protein — translated: MSTAAVARPSDRAVPENSSSITGRSCTSISTLQQQQQLWPERKMSHHHHNGHRKQHNKKVRINRARKRQSLVTTSAVLRLFIVMAATVSHVHTLALPAPADSLPPPAPADTLPLPVPADTLALQAPADTLALPAPADTLPLPVPADTLALPVPADTLALPVPADTLALQAPADTLALPAPADTELDNMVPDGTVPDGMVTVDMVPTNTLPVGTVLADILPVETLSTDHQPANMAPADTASTTSARVDQILIDSASDDSSPADPSPADPSPADSSPADPSSGDPSPADPSPADSSPADPSSVDPSPADPSSGDPSPADPSPADRTTAYLFPSTLPSTYPTRQGACAEDEFSCLDGSRCIPMTWQCDGDHDCYDNSDELSCDVKK